Proteins encoded together in one Lathyrus oleraceus cultivar Zhongwan6 chromosome 5, CAAS_Psat_ZW6_1.0, whole genome shotgun sequence window:
- the LOC127087861 gene encoding copper-transporting ATPase PAA2, chloroplastic: MATHLLSFSLSSPANLSLNLNHHRHFISLLPSKLRRSRHLNRRQISRPYFSVSNSISTEIRSSESPLLQRQPQIKDSPVLLDVTGMMCGGCVSRVKTILSADDRVDSVVVNMLTETAAVKLRRLEEEHASVAESLALRLSQCGFPTKKRESGLGVAENVRKWKELVKKKEELLAKSRNRVAFAWTLVALCCGSHASHIFHSFGIHIAHGPVMEFLHNSYVKGGLALGALLGPGRELLFDGLNAFKKGSPNMNSLVGFGSIAAFIISSISLLNPELAWDASFFDEPVMLLGFVLLGRSLEEKARIQASSDMNELLSLISTQSRLVITSSEGSQSTDSVLTSDAICVEVPTDDIRVGDSVLVLPGETIPIDGRVVAGRSVVDESMLTGESLPVFKEEGLTVSAGTINWDGPLRIESSSTGSNTMISKIVRMVEDAQSREAPVQRLADSIAGPFVFSIMTLSAATFAFWYFFGTHIFPDVLLNDIAGPEGDPLLLSLKLSVDVLVVSCPCALGLATPTAILVGTSLGARKGLLIRGGDVLERLSGVNYIALDKTGTLTRGKPVVSAICSIEYGESEVLQIAAAVEKTASHPIAKAIINKAESLELVLPLTKGQIVEPGFGTLAEIDGRLVAIGSLEWVRERFKTRMNPSALMNLEHALMNHSSGASSSKYSKTVVYVGREGEGIIGAIAISDNVREDAESTVMRLKKKGIKTVLLSGDREEAVATIAERVGIENDFVKASLSPQQKCAFISSLKAAGHRVAMVGDGINDAPSLAAADVGIALQNEAQENAASDAASIILLGNKISQVIDALDLAQATMAKVYQNLSWAVAYNVVAIPIAAGVLLPQFDFAMTPSLSGGLMAMSSILVVSNSLLLKLHGSQTAGKGSL; encoded by the exons ATGGCGACTCATCTGCTAAGCTTTTCCCTCTCCTCCCCAGCTAACCTCTCTCTCAATCTCAATCACCATCGCCACTTCATTTCTCTTCTACCCTCAAAACTACGTCGCTCCCGCCACCTCAACCGCCGACAAATTTCCCGCCCATATTTCTCCGTCTCGAACTCTATCAGCACTGAAATTCGCTCATCGGAATCGCCTCTTCTTCAACGCCAGCCGCAAATCAAAGACTCGCCGGTTCTACTCGATGTCACTGGAATGATGTGCGGCGGCTGCGTCTCCCGAGTCAAAACCATTCTCTCCGCTGACGACCGAGTAGACTCCGTCGTGGTCAATATGTTGACTGAAACCGCAGCTGTTAAGCTTAGACGCCTCGAAGAGGAACACGCGAGCGTTGCTGAGAGTCTTGCTCTGCGATTGAGCCAATGCGGGTTTCCGACTAAGAAGAGGGAATCAGGGTTGGGAGTGGCGGAAAATGTTAGAAAGTGGAAGGAATTGGTGAAGAAGAAGGAGGAACTTCTCGCCAAGAGCCGTAACCGCGTCGCTTTCGCTTGGACTTTGGTCGCACTGTGCTGTGGATCGCATGCGTCGCATATTTTTCATTCTTTTGGGATTCATATTGCTCATG GACCGGTTATGGAATTTCTTCATAATTCATATGTGAAAGGTGGTTTAGCTTTGGGCGCTTTATTGGGACCTGGAAGAG AGTTGCTCTTTGATGGTCTAAATGCTTTCAAGAAAGGGTCGCCAAATATGAACTCTCTCGTGGGATTTGGTTCAATAGCTGCTTTCATCATCAGCTCG ATCTCACTATTGAACCCCGAACTGGCATGGGATGCATCATTCTTTGATGAACCG GTCATGCTTCTTGGTTTCGTGCTTCTAGGACGTTCTCTGGAAGAAAAAGCAAGGATTCAGGCGTCTAGTGATATGAATGAATTACTT TCACTAATATCTACTCAGTCAAGACTTGTCATTACATCATCAGAAGGTTCCCAATCTACTGACAGCGTGCTTACCTCTGATGCAATTTGTGTGGAAGTTCCAACTGATGATATTCGAGTAGGAGACTCAGTGTTGGTGTTGCCTGGTGAAACTATTCCTATAGAT GGAAGGGTTGTTGCAGGAAGAAGCGTTGTGGACGAATCCATGCTTACAGGAGAATCACTTCCTGTATTTAAGGAGGAAGGCCTCACAGTTTCAGCAGGAACTATAAACTGG GATGGTCCTTTAAGAATTGAATCTTCTTCGACTGGCTCCAACACAATGATATCTAAGATTGTACGCATG GTTGAGGATGCTCAATCACGTGAAGCACCTGTTCAAAGGCTTGCAGATTCAATAGCAGGGCCATTTGTATTTAGCATAATGACTCTGTCAGCAGCAACATTTGCATTTTG GTATTTTTTTGGAACACACATATTTCCTGATGTTTTGCTCAATGATATTGCGGGCCCGGAAGGAGATCCTCTGCTTTTGAGTTTAAAACTCTCTGTAGATGTTTTG GTTGTTTCTTGTCCTTGTGCACTGGGTCTTGCCACACCAACAGCAATCCTAGTTGGCACCTCACTTG GGGCAAGAAAAGGACTTCTTATCAGAGGAGGGGATGTCCTAGAACGCTTGTCCGGTGTAAATTATATTGCTCTAGATAAG ACAGGAACCCTTACCAGAGGAAAACCAGTTGTTTCTGCCATATGCTCTATTGAGTATGGAGAGTCGGAAGTTCTTCAGATTGCTGCGGCAGTGGAGAAAACTGCATCTCATCCAATAGCAAAGGCTATTATTAATAAAGCTGAGTCATTAGAGTTGGTCCTTCCACTCACAAAAGGACAGATAGTTGAACCAGGTTTTGGAACCTTGGCAGAAATAGATGGGCGTTTGGTTGCGATAGGGTCTCTAGAATGGGTCCGTGAACGCTTCAAGACTAGAATGAACCCATCTGCTTTAATGAATCTTGAACATGCTTTGATGAATCATTCATCGGGTGCATCATCTTCGAAGTATTCTAAAACTGTTGTCTACGTTGGACGTGAAGGAGAAGGCATCATTGGCGCTATTGCCATATCTGACAATGTGCGGGAGGATGCTGAATCCACTGTAATGAG GCTCAAGAAGAAGGGGATTAAAACGGTCCTCTTATCAGGAGACAGGGAAGAGGCAGTTGCAACAATAGCAGAGAGAGTTGGAATTGAAAATGATTTTGTCAAAGCATCCTTGTCTCCGCAGCAGAAATGTGCATTTATTTCATCTCTAAAAGCTGCTGGACATCGTGTTGCGATG GTAGGTGATGGGATCAATGATGCGCCCTCTTTGGCTGCAGCTGATGTTGGGATAGCTCTGCAGAATGAAGCTCAAGAGAATGCTGCCTCAGATGCAGCCTCCATCATACTTCTGGGCAACAAAATTTCACAG GTTATTGATGCATTAGACCTAGCACAGGCAACAATGGCAAAAGTTTACCAAAATTTGTCTTGGGCAGTGGCTTACAATGTTGTTGCCATTCCCATTGCTGCTGGTGTGTTACTTCCCCAATTTGACTTTGCTATGACACCATCACTTTCAG GAGGACTGATGGCTATGAGCTCCATCTTGGTGGTTAGCAACTCACTGCTTTTAAAGCTTCATGGATCTCAGACCGCTGGAAAGGGATCGCTGTAG